One window from the genome of Streptococcus salivarius encodes:
- the pdxS gene encoding pyridoxal 5'-phosphate synthase lyase subunit PdxS: protein MTNRYDLNKNLAQMLKGGVIMDVQNPEQARIAEAAGAAAVMALERIPADIRAVGGVSRMSDPKMIKEIQDAVSIPVMAKVRIGHFVEAQILQAIEIDYIDESEVLTPADDLIHVDKTQFDVPFVCGAKDLGEALRRISEGASMIRTKGEPGTGDIVQAVHHLRLMNQEIRRIQNLREDELYITAKDLQVPIDLVRYVHEHGKLPVVNFAAGGVATPADAALMMQLGAEGVFVGSGIFKSGDPKKRAEAIVKAVTNYNRPDILAQVSEDLGEAMVGINKDEIDILMAERGK, encoded by the coding sequence ATGACAAATCGTTACGACTTAAATAAAAATTTGGCACAGATGCTTAAGGGAGGCGTCATCATGGACGTTCAAAATCCTGAGCAAGCACGTATCGCTGAGGCGGCAGGAGCCGCTGCGGTCATGGCCTTGGAACGCATTCCGGCTGATATCCGTGCAGTAGGTGGTGTGTCACGTATGAGTGATCCTAAGATGATTAAGGAAATTCAGGACGCCGTTAGTATTCCAGTGATGGCTAAGGTGCGTATTGGTCATTTCGTTGAAGCACAGATTTTGCAGGCGATTGAGATTGATTATATCGACGAGAGTGAGGTTTTGACACCGGCTGATGACCTTATTCATGTGGATAAAACCCAGTTTGATGTGCCTTTCGTCTGTGGAGCTAAGGACCTCGGTGAGGCTCTTCGCCGTATCTCAGAAGGGGCATCAATGATTCGTACCAAGGGTGAACCTGGGACTGGTGATATTGTTCAGGCTGTTCACCACTTGCGACTCATGAATCAAGAGATTCGCCGTATTCAAAATCTTAGAGAAGATGAACTCTATATTACTGCTAAAGACTTGCAGGTGCCAATTGATTTGGTCCGTTATGTCCACGAACATGGCAAGTTGCCTGTTGTCAATTTTGCGGCAGGTGGTGTAGCGACACCAGCGGATGCTGCGCTTATGATGCAGCTGGGTGCTGAAGGTGTCTTTGTTGGTTCAGGGATTTTCAAGTCTGGAGATCCGAAAAAACGTGCGGAAGCTATCGTCAAAGCAGTAACTAACTACAATCGTCCCGATATTTTGGCGCAAGTGTCAGAAGATTTGGGAGAAGCCATGGTTGGTATCAACAAGGACGAAATTGACATCTTAATGGCAGAGCGAGGAAAATAG
- a CDS encoding KxYKxGKxW signal peptide domain-containing protein yields MENKVRFKLHKVKKHWITIAASSLAIGASLIGLGQVGADEVKPETTAVNSPENVVSDSNLETSASLITRTEVAPTSTVVENTSSAAVSTDTTPTNVATQPIETTATQPSNEADKKVETAQSSETTIADRGAEVSSETSDNVTTSQETPSQGGKFTSDDQGNWYYLDNEGHKLTGPQTIDSFNLYFHDNGIQAKGEKVTIDGKDYYYDKDNGRKVTDTSIEVDGKTYLADADGILTEKTQLPTQVVTGGHFQSDNQKDWYYYTANGEKLTGWQNVDGVILYFDKDGKQVKGQEREIGGKYYRFDENDGSLLTNQWHRTSIFNGYRTEPQYTTYTNYLGEDGAAFIGWHTIDSKRYYFKPDGLLAKNDTVTIDGKIYLFDYQGQLVKNKYGIVETPSMFHANTSTYRTNANGEVLTGKQIIDGKEYIFALKGQVLDGIIGYDSKLYLVTDSKIEKNYFGALFSKKTFWGGPSFSGIYGTDKNGVLLEGIQRGSDGHLHYFQPEVKSVDKPTWKEIDGKRYRLTKSYRTERYAGMYTTIILTNDTLKVDDKTYTIDNEGVVTEFTAKNQFVRDDFWNWYYYDKEGKLLTGRQTIDGVQLYFDKNGKQVKGSLVDIDGKTYYFDKDSGAMWTNTTLEKDGKTYIIDENGVATEKVN; encoded by the coding sequence ATGGAAAACAAAGTTCGTTTCAAACTTCATAAAGTTAAGAAACATTGGATCACAATCGCTGCCTCAAGTTTGGCTATCGGGGCTTCACTAATTGGACTAGGACAGGTCGGAGCCGATGAAGTCAAACCAGAAACGACTGCTGTTAACAGTCCTGAAAATGTCGTCTCTGACAGCAATCTTGAGACAAGTGCTAGCCTTATAACAAGAACCGAAGTAGCTCCAACGAGTACAGTTGTCGAGAATACTTCTAGTGCAGCAGTATCTACTGACACTACACCTACTAATGTCGCTACTCAGCCAATAGAAACAACTGCTACACAGCCTAGTAACGAGGCCGATAAAAAGGTTGAAACCGCTCAATCTAGTGAAACAACTATTGCTGATAGGGGTGCTGAAGTCTCATCTGAAACAAGCGACAACGTAACTACTTCACAGGAAACACCCTCACAAGGTGGCAAGTTCACATCCGATGATCAGGGTAACTGGTATTACCTAGACAACGAGGGCCACAAACTAACTGGCCCACAAACCATCGACAGCTTCAACCTCTACTTCCATGACAATGGCATCCAGGCAAAAGGTGAAAAAGTCACTATTGATGGCAAGGACTACTACTACGATAAAGATAATGGGCGTAAGGTAACTGATACAAGTATTGAAGTAGATGGTAAAACTTATCTAGCAGATGCTGATGGTATCCTAACCGAAAAAACACAACTACCTACTCAGGTCGTGACCGGTGGTCATTTCCAATCTGACAACCAAAAAGATTGGTATTACTACACTGCCAACGGTGAAAAATTGACTGGTTGGCAAAATGTTGATGGTGTCATCCTTTATTTTGATAAAGATGGGAAACAAGTCAAAGGACAAGAACGAGAGATTGGTGGAAAATACTATCGATTCGATGAGAATGATGGTTCTCTATTAACGAATCAGTGGCATCGCACTTCAATTTTCAATGGCTATAGGACAGAACCTCAATATACAACTTATACTAATTACTTAGGCGAAGATGGTGCTGCATTTATTGGATGGCATACCATTGACAGTAAACGTTATTATTTCAAACCTGACGGACTTTTGGCTAAAAATGATACTGTCACAATTGATGGGAAGATTTATCTTTTTGATTACCAAGGACAATTGGTCAAGAACAAATATGGCATTGTTGAAACTCCTTCAATGTTCCATGCAAACACTTCTACCTACCGTACCAATGCTAACGGCGAAGTCTTAACTGGTAAACAAATTATCGATGGAAAAGAATATATCTTTGCTTTAAAGGGTCAAGTTCTTGATGGTATCATAGGTTATGACAGCAAACTTTATCTAGTCACAGATAGTAAAATAGAAAAAAACTATTTTGGAGCCCTTTTTTCAAAAAAAACATTTTGGGGCGGGCCTAGTTTCTCTGGAATCTATGGAACTGATAAAAACGGTGTCCTCCTCGAGGGCATCCAACGAGGCTCTGATGGTCACCTTCACTACTTCCAACCTGAGGTAAAAAGTGTTGATAAGCCTACATGGAAAGAAATCGATGGCAAGCGCTATCGTCTAACAAAATCATATCGAACAGAAAGATATGCTGGTATGTACACCACTATTATCCTTACTAACGACACTTTGAAAGTCGATGATAAGACCTACACAATTGATAATGAGGGAGTAGTGACTGAATTTACGGCTAAAAACCAATTTGTTCGCGATGATTTCTGGAACTGGTACTACTACGACAAAGAGGGCAAACTCCTAACAGGCCGTCAAACCATTGATGGTGTTCAACTCTACTTTGATAAAAATGGTAAGCAAGTCAAAGGTAGCCTAGTAGACATTGATGGTAAAACTTACTACTTTGACAAAGACAGTGGGGCTATGTGGACGAATACCACTCTCGAAAAAGACGGCAAAACTTATATCATCGATGAAAACGGTGTGGCTACTGAGAAAGTGAATTAA
- a CDS encoding glucosyl transferase, translating to MKVHSNFTGPKSKKRLIAFSCATALASFAFIARPAFAEEAKADNSSNLDVTAATTANVETTADLVETKVVEAPATTENVASTENTTNVSEQASTSTASSETASETASTTASESQAPAESATGQTRDAVTTDRAANETASVPNETNVTGGQYYSDDQGNWYYKDASGKNLVGEQTIDGQNVYFRSNGQQVKGPLLDRNNNLFRYYDVDTGQLWTNRYLESQGNWYYLGKDGYPLTGEQTINGQEVYFDYKGVQIKGDFSGEDYSYPDQTFYYDSNSGARVRKEGLVQNKKGQTFYIKNDGSKFTGIREIDGNIYYFKAREAASPVDTGVLQKGISILLEEGQNSPRTYGFGTPTNITRRYYFDSVTGQAVKNRYVQENDGWYYYGADGNAIRPQDGEVNIDGQIVYLYANGRQAKGELVLDNGVLRYYDPNSGARVSNTTLTINGMTYRFDENGVGMDAPNPNGYYSDDNGNWYYKNVNGDNLTGAQIINGQKLFFRDNGQQVKGAYGDSYGDLYAFYDINSGNLVTNRYVEYMGNWFYVGKDGKPVKGARNIDGQDVFFNYRGVQAKGGFGQDGVYMPEYYYDKDNGRKVTKAGFVKDNRGLTYYLDEKGNKVLGLHEINGDLYYFRRGGAYKYTQLGDMWQDSINYIDGKIYYFGHDGRAIKNRFYQWGNYWYYFYADGSAATGAVQINGQQLYFDKNHGRQVKGAFAPDGHYYDENSGELVTNQTRTIKGVTYHFDENGNATKV from the coding sequence ATGAAAGTACATTCTAATTTTACTGGACCTAAGTCCAAAAAACGTTTGATTGCATTCTCATGTGCAACTGCTCTTGCAAGTTTTGCCTTTATCGCAAGACCTGCCTTCGCTGAGGAAGCTAAAGCTGATAACTCATCAAACCTTGATGTGACTGCTGCTACCACTGCCAATGTGGAAACCACAGCAGACCTCGTAGAAACAAAGGTTGTCGAAGCTCCTGCTACTACTGAAAATGTGGCTAGCACAGAAAACACCACAAATGTCTCAGAACAAGCCTCAACTTCTACAGCAAGTTCTGAAACTGCCAGTGAAACAGCTTCAACAACTGCAAGCGAAAGTCAAGCACCTGCGGAATCAGCCACAGGCCAAACACGTGATGCTGTAACTACAGACCGAGCTGCCAATGAGACAGCTTCAGTACCTAATGAAACAAACGTCACTGGTGGTCAATACTATAGTGATGACCAAGGCAACTGGTATTATAAAGATGCCAGTGGTAAAAACCTCGTAGGCGAACAGACTATCGATGGCCAAAATGTTTATTTCCGCAGTAATGGGCAACAAGTTAAGGGGCCTTTACTCGATAGGAATAATAATCTATTTCGTTACTACGATGTTGATACTGGGCAACTATGGACGAATCGATACCTTGAATCCCAAGGTAATTGGTACTATTTAGGTAAAGATGGCTATCCACTCACTGGAGAACAAACTATCAATGGTCAAGAAGTCTACTTCGATTATAAAGGTGTTCAAATCAAAGGTGACTTTAGCGGAGAGGACTATAGCTATCCAGATCAAACTTTCTATTACGACTCTAACTCTGGTGCAAGGGTCCGAAAAGAAGGTCTAGTTCAGAATAAAAAAGGCCAAACCTTTTACATCAAGAACGATGGTTCTAAATTTACAGGAATACGTGAAATTGATGGTAATATCTACTATTTCAAAGCACGTGAAGCTGCCTCTCCTGTTGATACCGGCGTCCTACAAAAAGGAATCAGCATTTTACTAGAAGAAGGGCAAAATTCACCACGTACTTATGGTTTTGGTACCCCTACTAATATTACCCGTCGCTACTATTTTGACTCAGTTACTGGTCAAGCCGTTAAAAATCGCTATGTCCAAGAAAATGATGGCTGGTACTATTATGGTGCAGATGGAAATGCTATTCGTCCTCAAGATGGTGAAGTCAATATAGACGGTCAAATCGTTTACCTCTATGCCAATGGTCGTCAAGCTAAGGGAGAGCTTGTTCTCGACAATGGTGTTCTTCGCTACTATGATCCTAATTCTGGAGCACGCGTCTCTAACACCACTCTAACAATTAATGGTATGACCTATCGATTTGATGAAAACGGCGTAGGTATGGATGCTCCTAACCCAAATGGTTATTATAGCGACGATAATGGAAACTGGTATTATAAGAACGTAAATGGAGACAACCTCACTGGTGCTCAAATCATTAACGGTCAAAAGTTATTTTTCCGCGACAATGGTCAACAGGTTAAAGGTGCTTATGGTGATTCCTACGGTGATTTATACGCATTCTACGATATTAATTCTGGAAATCTTGTAACCAATCGTTATGTTGAATACATGGGTAATTGGTTCTATGTAGGTAAAGACGGTAAGCCAGTCAAGGGAGCTCGAAATATCGATGGACAAGATGTCTTCTTCAACTATCGAGGGGTACAAGCTAAAGGAGGATTTGGTCAAGATGGCGTCTATATGCCTGAGTACTATTACGATAAAGATAATGGTCGCAAAGTAACCAAAGCTGGGTTTGTTAAAGATAACAGAGGCTTAACTTACTATCTTGACGAGAAAGGTAACAAAGTCCTTGGACTTCATGAAATCAATGGTGATTTATATTACTTCCGTCGAGGAGGTGCCTATAAGTACACCCAACTGGGTGACATGTGGCAAGACAGTATTAATTACATCGATGGTAAAATCTACTACTTCGGTCATGACGGTAGAGCAATTAAAAATCGTTTCTATCAATGGGGTAATTACTGGTACTACTTCTATGCGGATGGTTCAGCAGCTACTGGTGCCGTTCAGATTAATGGACAACAACTTTACTTCGATAAAAATCATGGTAGACAAGTTAAAGGCGCTTTTGCACCAGATGGTCACTACTACGATGAAAACTCTGGTGAACTCGTCACTAACCAAACACGTACTATCAAAGGTGTAACTTATCATTTTGATGAAAATGGTAACGCGACTAAAGTTTAA
- a CDS encoding glucosyl transferase: MKVHSNFTGPKSKKHLIAFSCATALASFAFIARPAFAEEAKVDNSSNLDTTAATTANVETTSDLVETKVVEAPATTEKAASTESTTNVSEQATTSTASSETASETASTTASESQAPAESASGQTREAVTTDRATNEATSANETSNSETNVTGGQYYSDAYGHWHYKDASGKDLTGPQTIDGVKVYFRDSGVQVKGEFAWDGHYYDKDSGALVTNNYVINYNDFPITNSYVDENGNKVIGSKEINGVWNYFDYNGRQLKDRFDPNGRYYDKDGKLTDLGINRYFQISNHWYYIGSEGKILKGPQTIDGIKVFFDEDGKQVKGNFAKDNHYYDKDSGELVTNNYANIYSSTYYLDENGYKVTGHKEINGIWNYFDNYGEQVKDRFAPNGYYYDKEGKQVDFGTNRYFELDGKWYYAGNDGAILKGAQTIDGVQVYFDSDGRQIKGKFVRDSSDYKYRYYDKDSGALVKSQYIIDYNKNTQKYERYYVDENGIRVSGPQTISGASVYFSNYDGHQLFNDFGDGHYYNHYGNFTDLGTNRYVQIGENWYYVGNDGKILTGEQTIDNAHVYFDRSGKQVKGGFDNNQQFHDKDSGNLVTNRFVTSNGKIYFIGSDSRAVKGATVIDNIEYLFDKNTGEQIKGGFVDYSDKLISKENYNYNNDPVKFYEKDTGALVKDKYFTVNGKWYYSDNKGKILKGPQTVHGVQVYFDRYNGQQIKGTFADDGYFYDKNSGAKVDLGTSRYVQVNDNWYYIGNDGKTLKGDKTIDGIQVHFDTKTGQQIKGGFADKDGKLVIKEKYHLSGTPMRYYDKDSGALVKDQYFSHDGKWYYADAEGNILKGSQTIDGVQVYFDSYGVQAKDAIAEGYYYDKDSGARHEVPRNQFIKADGKLYYFDSEKQYSNYRTINGKRYYIKDDGEVLRGSFDRYDNPPYFDDETGAAVEKPGFIKSGDNWYYVDEKGNKASGLKEIDGKLYYFSYNPTNKYETHKQIRGALGKPNWFFYSYNTDTKKPEDNPAYYFDAETGAAVTNQFVNWKGNWYYFSNDGKALLFDQVINGQHLYFNYEGKQVKGNFVTDYKGTRYYDENSGELVTNQTRTINGVTYHFDENGRTNQL; encoded by the coding sequence ATGAAAGTACATTCTAATTTTACTGGACCTAAGTCCAAAAAACATCTGATTGCATTCTCATGTGCAACTGCCCTTGCTAGCTTTGCTTTTATCGCAAGGCCTGCATTTGCTGAGGAAGCTAAAGTTGACAACTCATCAAACCTTGATACGACTGCTGCTACCACTGCCAATGTAGAAACGACATCAGACCTCGTCGAAACTAAGGTTGTCGAAGCACCTGCTACTACTGAAAAGGCAGCCAGCACTGAAAGCACTACAAATGTCTCAGAACAAGCCACAACTTCTACAGCAAGTTCTGAAACTGCCAGTGAAACAGCTTCAACAACTGCAAGCGAAAGTCAAGCACCTGCAGAATCGGCCTCAGGCCAAACACGCGAAGCTGTAACTACAGACCGAGCTACCAATGAGGCTACATCAGCTAACGAAACTTCAAACAGCGAAACCAATGTCACTGGTGGTCAATACTATAGTGATGCATATGGTCACTGGCATTATAAAGATGCTAGTGGTAAAGACCTGACTGGACCACAAACTATTGATGGCGTTAAGGTCTACTTTAGAGATAGTGGTGTTCAGGTTAAAGGGGAATTTGCCTGGGACGGTCACTATTATGACAAAGATTCTGGTGCTCTTGTTACCAATAACTATGTAATTAACTATAATGATTTTCCCATAACTAACTCCTACGTAGACGAAAATGGAAATAAGGTAATTGGTTCCAAAGAAATTAATGGGGTTTGGAATTACTTCGATTATAATGGCAGACAATTAAAAGACAGATTTGATCCTAATGGACGTTATTATGATAAAGATGGGAAATTAACTGACTTAGGGATTAACCGCTACTTCCAAATTTCCAATCATTGGTACTATATTGGAAGTGAGGGGAAAATCTTAAAAGGACCGCAAACGATTGATGGTATCAAAGTTTTCTTTGATGAAGATGGTAAACAGGTTAAAGGAAATTTTGCTAAAGACAATCATTATTACGATAAAGATTCCGGTGAGCTTGTTACTAATAATTACGCAAACATTTATAGTAGCACCTATTACTTAGACGAAAATGGTTATAAAGTAACTGGCCACAAAGAAATTAACGGAATCTGGAATTATTTTGATAACTATGGTGAACAAGTTAAGGATAGATTTGCTCCTAATGGCTATTATTACGACAAGGAGGGTAAACAAGTTGATTTTGGTACTAACCGCTATTTCGAACTAGATGGCAAATGGTATTACGCAGGAAATGATGGTGCTATCCTAAAAGGAGCTCAAACCATTGATGGTGTTCAGGTCTATTTTGATAGCGATGGAAGACAAATTAAGGGGAAATTTGTTCGAGATTCCTCAGATTATAAATATCGCTACTATGATAAAGACTCCGGTGCTCTTGTTAAAAGCCAATACATTATAGATTATAATAAGAACACACAAAAATATGAACGTTACTATGTAGATGAGAATGGTATACGTGTTTCTGGACCACAAACAATCAGTGGTGCCTCCGTATACTTCAGCAATTATGATGGTCATCAACTTTTTAATGATTTTGGTGACGGTCACTACTATAACCATTATGGTAACTTTACAGACCTTGGTACTAACCGTTATGTTCAAATTGGAGAGAATTGGTACTATGTTGGTAATGATGGAAAAATTTTGACTGGTGAACAGACCATTGATAATGCTCATGTTTATTTTGATCGTAGCGGTAAACAGGTCAAAGGTGGGTTTGATAACAATCAACAGTTCCACGACAAAGACTCTGGTAATCTAGTTACTAACAGGTTTGTCACATCAAATGGTAAGATTTACTTTATTGGTTCTGACAGCAGAGCTGTCAAAGGTGCTACTGTAATTGATAATATCGAGTATCTCTTCGACAAAAATACCGGTGAACAAATTAAAGGTGGGTTTGTTGATTACTCTGACAAACTAATTAGTAAAGAGAATTACAATTATAATAATGATCCTGTTAAATTCTACGAAAAAGATACAGGAGCCCTTGTTAAAGATAAGTACTTTACAGTCAACGGTAAGTGGTATTATTCAGATAATAAAGGAAAGATTTTAAAAGGTCCACAAACTGTCCATGGCGTACAAGTTTACTTTGACCGTTACAATGGACAACAAATTAAAGGTACATTTGCCGATGATGGCTACTTCTACGACAAAAATTCTGGTGCTAAAGTAGATTTAGGAACAAGCCGCTATGTCCAAGTTAACGATAATTGGTACTATATTGGCAATGATGGGAAAACATTAAAAGGTGATAAAACTATCGATGGTATTCAAGTTCATTTTGACACTAAGACAGGGCAACAAATTAAAGGTGGATTTGCTGACAAAGATGGTAAACTAGTCATAAAAGAAAAATATCATCTATCTGGCACTCCTATGAGATACTATGATAAAGACTCTGGTGCTCTTGTAAAAGATCAATACTTCAGCCATGATGGTAAATGGTACTATGCAGATGCGGAAGGAAATATCCTTAAAGGCTCACAAACTATTGATGGGGTGCAGGTTTATTTTGACTCTTATGGAGTACAAGCTAAAGACGCAATCGCAGAAGGTTACTACTACGATAAAGACTCTGGTGCTCGTCACGAAGTTCCTCGTAATCAATTCATCAAAGCCGATGGCAAACTATACTACTTTGATAGCGAAAAACAGTATTCTAACTACCGAACAATAAATGGTAAACGATACTATATTAAAGACGATGGAGAAGTCTTGAGAGGTTCTTTTGATCGTTATGACAATCCTCCTTACTTCGATGATGAAACAGGTGCTGCTGTCGAAAAACCTGGCTTTATTAAGTCTGGTGATAATTGGTACTACGTAGACGAAAAAGGAAATAAAGCTTCAGGTCTTAAAGAAATCGACGGAAAATTATATTACTTTTCTTACAATCCTACCAATAAATATGAAACCCACAAACAAATTCGTGGCGCTTTAGGAAAACCGAATTGGTTCTTCTATTCTTATAATACTGATACAAAAAAACCAGAAGACAATCCAGCCTACTACTTTGACGCTGAAACAGGTGCTGCTGTAACTAATCAATTCGTTAATTGGAAGGGCAACTGGTACTACTTTAGTAACGATGGTAAGGCCCTTCTCTTTGATCAAGTCATCAATGGTCAACACCTTTACTTTAATTATGAAGGTAAACAAGTGAAGGGTAATTTCGTTACAGACTACAAGGGAACTCGTTACTATGATGAAAACTCTGGTGAGCTCGTCACCAACCAAACACGTACCATCAATGGTGTGACTTATCACTTTGATGAAAATGGACGTACAAATCAATTGTAA